The following coding sequences are from one Humulus lupulus chromosome X, drHumLupu1.1, whole genome shotgun sequence window:
- the LOC133806060 gene encoding uncharacterized protein LOC133806060 codes for MKTIIGRTVTANPFEGERYFMRILLNHVRGPLSFEDLRTVEGILAPTFREAATMHGLLQRDSSLEDCSHEASLYQMPSSQSLLQLNQWGKNINSYHLLDEDISFDGNEFQSREIDDELGVEIPEEDIRSSISLNNEQQQVYNVVLEKVLSNQNIAFFVDGPGGRTANSRFKLPLDIDEKPTCCPSVERLLFSGEIFDMYYLWFVKELDKSRFPGEAQRYYSVDETIDKTEQSVMEDFLNTLTPNGLPPYELLLKKNCPSMLLRNINPSEGLCNGTHLICRAFDRNIIDAVIAVGDHMGKRVFIPRIPFLPSVNDNSGFPFERT; via the exons ATGAAAACAATCATAGGTCGTACTGTTACAGCAAATCCATTTGAGGGTGAGCGTTATTTTATGCGGATATTGCTAAACCATGTAAGGGGACCGCTGTCCTTTGAAGATCTTAGAACAGTCGAGGGTATTTTGGCCCCCACATTTCGTGAGGCAGCAACAATGCATGGTTTGTTACAAAGAGACAGTAGCTTAGAAGACTGTTCACATGAGGCATCTTTATATCAAATGCCATCCA GTCAATCTCTTCTACAATTGAATCAATGGGGGAAAAACATTAACTCTTACCATCTTCTTGATGAAGACATTTCTTTCGATGGAAATGAATTTCAATCTAGAGAAATCGATGATGAGTTAGGTGTTGAAATTCCAGAAGAAGATATTAGATCTTCAATCTCACTTAACAACGAGCAACAACAAGTGTATAATGTAGTGTTGGAAAAAGTTTTATCAAACCAAAATATTGCATTCTTTGTAGATGGCCCAG GAGGTCGAACAGCTAACTCACGCTTTAAGCTTCCACTTGATATTGATGAAAAACCCACATGTTGT CCTTCGGTGGAAAGGTTGTTGTTTTCGGGGGAGATTTTTGACATGTATTACCTGTGGTTCGTAAAGGAACTAGACAAGAGCAG ATTTCCAGGTGAAGCCCAGCGATATTACAGTGTAGATGAGACAATAGATAAAACTGAGCAATCAGTTATGGAAGATTTCTTAAACACATTAACGCCTAATGGACTTCCGCCTTATGAATTATTACTAAAGAAAAATTGTCCCAGCATGCTCCTAAGAAACATTAATCCTTCAGAGGGACTATGCAATGGAACCCATTTGATTTGTCGGGCTTTCGATCGAAATATCATAGATGCTGTAATTGCTGTTGGAGATCATATGGGAAAAAGAGTCTTCATTCCAAGAATACCGTTCTTACCAAGTGTGAATGATAATAGTGGTTTTCCGTTTGAGCGAACTTAA